A single genomic interval of Halalkalibaculum roseum harbors:
- a CDS encoding ABC transporter substrate-binding protein, with translation MEQARRPACVDEGNAFGRKAEPMPETSLRYACLLSFVAWLSFISCTSDGSRESKANRVSQTTYTFRDTATVKYASGFHIEYKENYKLLEIRNPYQDLTDTLRYILKPRGIVLDTAFTDAQVIDIPVRTMIATSTTHIALTEMLEANEIITGMVGAEYAYSSEIKKMLDEGKITGFNQGEFNKEQALALQPDLIMVSAGQSSQFDDYRVLMDSGINVLLNSEWLETTPLGKAEWVKMMGALLNREDMANEQFGKVATQYHNLKGKVAEAKEKPLVINNLPYKGAWFVSGGDSFTARYLKDAGADYPWYGNSSTGGLRKDFEAVYEVGLKADVWINPGAANSLDEIIEKDSRFRDFKPLKSGRIYNNNRRMSDSGGNDYWESGVVHPERVLADLIHIFHPEILSERELYYYKKLDVGADE, from the coding sequence GTGGAACAAGCCAGAAGACCTGCCTGTGTTGATGAAGGAAATGCTTTCGGGAGAAAAGCTGAACCTATGCCTGAAACATCTCTTCGCTACGCTTGCTTATTATCATTTGTCGCCTGGTTGAGCTTCATATCTTGTACTTCTGATGGAAGCCGCGAATCCAAAGCAAACCGGGTGAGTCAGACTACTTATACATTTAGGGATACGGCTACGGTTAAGTATGCCAGCGGATTCCACATCGAATATAAAGAGAACTACAAGCTGCTCGAAATACGAAACCCCTATCAGGATCTTACAGATACACTTCGTTATATCCTAAAGCCGCGGGGAATAGTGCTTGATACGGCATTTACCGATGCACAGGTGATAGATATTCCGGTTCGGACAATGATCGCCACATCGACAACGCATATAGCACTGACAGAGATGCTGGAGGCTAACGAAATTATCACCGGCATGGTCGGTGCTGAATATGCCTACAGTTCTGAAATCAAAAAAATGTTGGACGAAGGAAAAATTACAGGATTCAACCAGGGTGAATTCAACAAAGAGCAGGCCTTAGCCTTGCAACCCGACCTGATAATGGTTTCAGCCGGTCAATCCTCCCAATTTGATGATTATCGCGTTCTTATGGATTCGGGGATTAATGTATTATTAAATTCCGAGTGGCTTGAGACAACGCCATTGGGAAAAGCTGAATGGGTGAAGATGATGGGGGCATTATTGAACCGCGAAGATATGGCCAATGAACAGTTTGGAAAAGTTGCCACTCAGTATCACAACCTAAAGGGAAAAGTTGCGGAAGCGAAGGAGAAGCCTCTCGTGATTAATAATTTGCCTTACAAAGGTGCGTGGTTTGTTTCTGGAGGCGATAGTTTTACCGCCCGTTACCTAAAAGATGCCGGGGCTGATTATCCATGGTATGGAAACTCATCTACCGGCGGACTGCGAAAAGACTTCGAAGCGGTCTATGAAGTGGGGTTAAAGGCAGATGTGTGGATCAATCCGGGAGCTGCCAATTCACTGGACGAAATCATTGAAAAGGATTCTCGATTCCGGGATTTCAAGCCTTTAAAAAGCGGAAGAATCTACAATAACAATAGGCGCATGAGTGATTCAGGTGGAAATGACTACTGGGAGTCGGGAGTGGTACATCCGGAACGCGTACTTGCCGATTTGATACATATTTTTCATCCTGAAATTCTCTCGGAAAGAGAACTATACTACTACAAAAAACTTGATGTGGGTGCTGATGAGTAG
- a CDS encoding FecCD family ABC transporter permease, whose product MSSSEVHTKHKWPDTTINTGYLLLLVAGVAVLFLGNIALGSVSIPIGDIINILFRGESDNAAWVKIIENIRIPRAFTAILAGSALSVGGLLMQTLFRNPLAGPSVLGITAGASLGVAIVMLTAGTITSIFAIQQLGSLGSWMIIVAASIGSAAVLLLILLISMRIRDSVTLLIIGLMIGNMTIALVSIWQYFSNPEQIRDYLIWTFGSLGGVTSGQLWLLTPVVVVGSFIAFGLSKNLNGMLLGENYARSMGLSVQRSRIWIILSTSLLAGGVTAFCGPIGFVGVAVPHLTRSLLNTNEHRILIPATFLMGAMLMLACDIVAQVPGSSTTLPISAVTSMVGSPVVIWVIIKRKNLQASFS is encoded by the coding sequence ATGAGTAGTAGTGAAGTCCATACCAAACATAAATGGCCTGATACTACCATCAATACCGGTTATCTATTGCTGTTGGTTGCGGGGGTGGCAGTACTATTTCTTGGCAACATAGCACTTGGGTCGGTATCCATACCCATTGGGGATATCATAAACATATTATTCAGGGGAGAATCCGATAATGCGGCCTGGGTTAAGATTATTGAAAATATCCGTATTCCACGTGCTTTTACGGCTATTCTGGCAGGAAGTGCCCTTTCTGTGGGCGGATTGTTGATGCAGACCTTGTTTCGTAATCCACTGGCAGGACCCTCGGTACTTGGCATTACCGCAGGTGCCAGTTTGGGTGTAGCCATAGTGATGTTAACGGCAGGTACCATCACCAGTATTTTTGCAATTCAGCAGCTTGGAAGTCTGGGAAGCTGGATGATAATCGTTGCTGCCAGTATCGGCTCGGCTGCAGTACTGCTATTGATACTGTTGATATCTATGCGTATCCGTGACAGTGTAACGCTGTTGATAATAGGGCTCATGATAGGAAACATGACTATTGCCCTGGTGAGTATCTGGCAATATTTCAGTAATCCTGAGCAGATTCGTGATTATCTGATCTGGACCTTCGGCAGCCTGGGCGGGGTTACATCAGGACAGCTTTGGCTTTTAACTCCGGTGGTGGTCGTCGGATCATTTATTGCTTTTGGCCTTTCAAAAAATCTCAATGGAATGTTGCTGGGAGAGAATTATGCCCGAAGCATGGGGCTTTCGGTACAGCGATCCAGAATTTGGATTATCCTAAGTACAAGTTTGCTTGCAGGAGGAGTTACTGCATTTTGCGGTCCTATTGGCTTTGTCGGGGTTGCGGTGCCTCACCTGACCAGATCCCTGCTGAATACCAATGAGCATCGCATTCTAATACCTGCAACCTTTCTGATGGGAGCCATGCTGATGCTCGCCTGTGACATAGTTGCCCAGGTTCCCGGTAGTTCAACAACCCTGCCTATCAGCGCGGTAACTTCAATGGTGGGCTCACCGGTGGTAATTTGGGTAATTATCAAACGAAAAAACCTTCAGGCTTCCTTTTCATGA